A window from Pangasianodon hypophthalmus isolate fPanHyp1 chromosome 16, fPanHyp1.pri, whole genome shotgun sequence encodes these proteins:
- the ctnnbip1 gene encoding beta-catenin-interacting protein 1, which yields MNREEAPGKSPEEMYIQQKVRVLLMLKKMGSNLTPSEEAFLRNYAGVVHSQMSQLPQHNIDQGAEDVVMAFSRSETEDRRQ from the exons ATGAACCGGGAGGAGGCCCCTGGCAAGTCTCCTGAGGAGATGTACATTCAGCAGAAGGTGCGAGTGCTCCTCATGTTGAAGAAGATGGGATCAAAT CTGACGCCGAGCGAGGAAGCGTTCCTGCGGAACTATGCAGGCGTGGTGCACAGTCAGATGAGCCAGCTGCCGCAGCATAATATAGACCAGG gtgcgGAGGACGTAGTGATGGCCTTCTCCAGATCAGAGACGGAGGACAGGAGGcagtga